The following proteins are encoded in a genomic region of Galbibacter sp. BG1:
- a CDS encoding serine hydrolase: MMKLLPYGILTLIFTAFITPPESNAYPIDGYEYSGIKRLKYLQMATSGELPDPKLPPGSLKSIEDIKLNLKAECGFPVQDILVEDADFQKKIDALLPRLDKSYSITVLDITQPDKMRYAQQNETKGYQPGSVGKLVVLTALFDQLAKIYPDDFSKRIELLKTKTVKGGNWVLSDEHTIPVFNMETNKLVKRQAVASDVFSLFEWADHMLSVSNNGAASVVWREALLMAAFGDKYPTITQEDADAYFKENPKNEITDLAINTVNNPLRELGITEEEWRLGSFFTRGVNPYVGSKGGSIGTPLGLMKWMVQLEQGAIVDQKSSLEIKRLMYMTDRRIRYAQAPELKEAAVYFKSGSLYKCDKTKDEGCGKYKGNVYNYMNSVAIVEHPDGTKYMVCLMTNVLGKNSAYDHLALASRIDKIVRETKE; this comes from the coding sequence ATGATGAAGCTACTACCATATGGAATTTTGACATTAATTTTCACTGCTTTTATAACACCTCCAGAATCGAATGCATATCCTATTGACGGGTATGAGTATTCTGGAATAAAAAGATTGAAATACTTGCAAATGGCAACCTCTGGGGAATTACCAGACCCAAAATTACCACCTGGGTCATTAAAAAGTATAGAAGATATAAAATTGAATTTAAAAGCGGAATGCGGATTCCCAGTACAAGATATTCTGGTGGAGGATGCCGATTTTCAGAAGAAAATAGATGCACTTTTACCGAGATTGGACAAGAGTTATTCTATTACTGTTCTGGATATTACACAACCAGATAAAATGCGTTACGCACAGCAGAATGAAACTAAAGGATATCAACCAGGGAGCGTTGGTAAATTGGTGGTTTTAACAGCTCTTTTCGATCAATTGGCCAAAATATATCCAGATGATTTCTCTAAAAGGATTGAGCTTTTAAAGACCAAAACGGTAAAAGGGGGCAATTGGGTTTTAAGCGATGAGCATACCATCCCTGTCTTTAATATGGAAACCAATAAACTGGTTAAGAGGCAAGCGGTAGCCAGCGACGTTTTTTCCTTATTTGAATGGGCCGATCATATGCTTTCTGTAAGTAATAACGGTGCTGCAAGTGTTGTGTGGAGGGAAGCCTTGTTAATGGCTGCTTTTGGCGATAAGTACCCAACCATTACCCAAGAAGATGCCGATGCTTATTTTAAGGAAAACCCTAAAAATGAAATAACAGATTTAGCCATTAATACGGTCAATAATCCTTTACGGGAGTTGGGTATAACTGAAGAAGAATGGAGATTGGGTTCGTTTTTTACCAGAGGTGTAAATCCATATGTAGGAAGCAAGGGCGGAAGTATAGGTACGCCATTAGGTTTGATGAAATGGATGGTGCAATTGGAGCAAGGCGCCATTGTAGATCAAAAATCCAGTTTGGAAATAAAGCGTTTGATGTATATGACAGACCGAAGAATACGCTACGCACAAGCTCCCGAATTAAAAGAAGCAGCAGTTTACTTTAAGTCTGGAAGTTTATACAAATGCGATAAAACCAAAGACGAAGGTTGCGGTAAGTACAAAGGAAATGTGTATAATTATATGAATTCTGTTGCCATCGTGGAACATCCAGATGGTACAAAGTATATGGTCTGTTTAATGACGAACGTATTGGGGAAAAACTCCGCTTACGACCATTTGGCACTTGCCAGCCGTATCGATAAAATAGTAAGGGAAACTAAAGAATAG